A single Corynebacterium stationis DNA region contains:
- the hpaD gene encoding 3,4-dihydroxyphenylacetate 2,3-dioxygenase — translation MTEVQAPDILRCAYMEIVVTDLAKSREFYVDTLGLVVTHEDDEAIYLRTYEEFIHHNLVLRKGDTAAVAAFSYRVRSPEDLDKAVAFYEARGCEVRRNPEGFTRGIGDSVRVVDPMGFPYEFFYDVEHRERLAWAYDAHIPGALVRLDHFNQITPDVPKAVDYMEDLGFRVTEDIRDSEGTVYAAWMRRKPTVHDTAMTGGNGPRMHHIAFATHEKHNIIAICDKLGALRKSDAIERGPGRHGVSNAYYLYLRDPDGHRVEVYTQDYYTGDPDNPAVHWDVHDNQRRDWWGTPVVPSWYTDGSRVLDLDGNIQPLVERSDASEMEKTIGADGFSYTRPEDEEELPEWKQGEYKLGHQL, via the coding sequence ATGACTGAAGTTCAAGCTCCAGATATCTTGCGCTGTGCATACATGGAGATCGTTGTTACCGATCTGGCTAAGTCCCGCGAGTTCTACGTGGACACCCTCGGCCTGGTTGTCACCCACGAAGATGATGAAGCAATCTACCTTCGTACCTACGAAGAGTTCATCCACCACAACCTGGTCCTGCGTAAGGGCGACACCGCTGCCGTAGCAGCATTCTCCTACCGCGTTCGTTCCCCTGAGGATCTGGACAAGGCTGTTGCTTTCTACGAAGCACGTGGCTGCGAAGTTCGCCGTAACCCAGAAGGCTTCACCCGCGGCATTGGTGACTCCGTGCGCGTGGTCGATCCGATGGGCTTCCCATATGAGTTCTTCTACGACGTTGAACACCGTGAGCGCCTTGCATGGGCGTACGATGCCCACATCCCAGGTGCCCTGGTGCGCTTGGATCACTTCAACCAGATCACTCCTGATGTGCCAAAGGCCGTCGACTACATGGAAGACCTGGGCTTCCGCGTTACCGAAGACATCCGGGATTCCGAAGGAACCGTCTACGCTGCGTGGATGCGCCGCAAGCCAACCGTGCATGACACCGCAATGACCGGTGGCAATGGTCCACGTATGCACCACATCGCTTTCGCAACGCACGAAAAGCACAACATCATCGCTATCTGCGACAAGCTCGGTGCACTGCGCAAGTCGGATGCCATCGAGCGCGGCCCAGGCCGTCACGGCGTATCCAACGCTTATTACCTCTACCTGCGCGATCCAGACGGACACCGAGTAGAGGTCTACACCCAGGACTACTACACCGGCGACCCAGACAACCCAGCCGTGCACTGGGACGTTCACGACAACCAGCGTCGTGACTGGTGGGGAACCCCAGTTGTACCTTCTTGGTACACCGACGGCTCCCGCGTGCTGGACCTCGATGGCAATATCCAGCCACTAGTAGAGCGCTCGGATGCATCCGAAATGGAAAAGACCATCGGCGCCGATGGTTTCTCCTACACTCGACCAGAAGACGAAGAAGAACTGCCCGAGTGGAAGCAGGGCGAGTACAAGTTGGGTCACCAGCTTTAA
- the hpaE gene encoding 5-carboxymethyl-2-hydroxymuconate semialdehyde dehydrogenase: MTNNDAAKPQDLPEKILHYINGEFVPSVDGDEFDVIDPVTNQTYIKAASGKPEDIDKAVAAANDAFKNGPWSSMLPRERARVLDKIADVVESRAEVLAAWESFDSGLPITQATGQAKRAAENFRFFSDLIVAQADDAYTVPGRQINYVNRKPIGVAGLITPWNTPFMLESWKLAPALATGNSVVLKPAEFTPLSAQLWAGIFEEAGLPKGVFNLVNGFGEEGYAGDPLVKHPDVPLISFTGESRTGQIIFGNSAPFLKGLSMELGGKSPAIVFDDADLDTAIDATIFGVFSLNGERCTAGSRILVQRGIYDEFVERYAAQAKRVKVGLPSDPKTEVGALVHPEHYEKVTSYIEIGKQEAKLVAGGERPEEFPEGNFVQPTVFVDVDPEARIFQEEIFGPVVAITPFDTDEEALELANNTKYGLAAYIWTSDLKRSHNFAQNVEAGMVWLNSNNVRDLRTPFGGVKASGLGHEGGYRSIDFYTDQQAVHINLGEVHNPVFGKQTD, translated from the coding sequence ATGACTAACAACGATGCAGCAAAGCCACAGGATCTGCCAGAGAAGATCCTCCACTACATCAACGGTGAATTCGTCCCATCCGTCGACGGCGATGAGTTCGACGTCATCGACCCAGTCACCAACCAGACCTACATCAAGGCAGCTTCCGGTAAGCCCGAAGACATCGACAAGGCAGTAGCTGCGGCTAACGATGCCTTTAAGAACGGCCCTTGGTCCTCCATGCTTCCTCGTGAGCGTGCCCGCGTGCTGGACAAGATTGCAGACGTCGTGGAATCCCGCGCTGAGGTTCTCGCAGCCTGGGAGTCCTTCGACTCCGGTCTGCCCATCACCCAGGCCACTGGCCAGGCAAAGCGTGCCGCGGAAAACTTCCGTTTCTTCTCTGACCTGATTGTCGCGCAGGCCGATGATGCCTACACGGTTCCAGGCCGTCAGATCAACTACGTTAACCGCAAGCCAATCGGCGTTGCTGGTCTGATTACCCCATGGAACACGCCGTTTATGCTGGAGTCCTGGAAGCTTGCACCTGCTTTGGCTACCGGTAACTCCGTTGTGCTCAAGCCAGCAGAGTTCACTCCGCTGTCCGCTCAGCTGTGGGCTGGCATCTTTGAGGAAGCTGGCCTGCCAAAGGGCGTATTCAACCTGGTCAACGGCTTCGGTGAAGAGGGCTACGCTGGTGACCCACTGGTTAAGCACCCAGACGTGCCACTGATTTCTTTCACCGGCGAATCCCGCACCGGCCAGATCATCTTCGGCAACTCGGCTCCTTTCCTCAAGGGCCTGTCCATGGAACTTGGCGGCAAGTCCCCAGCTATCGTCTTCGACGACGCTGACCTGGACACCGCGATTGATGCCACCATCTTCGGCGTATTCTCCCTTAACGGCGAGCGTTGCACCGCTGGCTCCCGCATCTTGGTCCAGCGCGGCATCTACGACGAGTTCGTCGAGCGCTACGCAGCACAGGCTAAGCGCGTCAAGGTTGGCCTGCCATCTGATCCTAAGACTGAGGTTGGCGCACTGGTTCACCCAGAGCACTACGAGAAGGTCACCTCTTACATCGAAATCGGCAAGCAAGAAGCAAAGCTGGTTGCCGGCGGCGAGCGCCCAGAGGAGTTCCCAGAGGGCAACTTTGTTCAGCCAACCGTCTTTGTTGACGTGGATCCAGAAGCACGCATCTTCCAGGAAGAAATCTTCGGCCCAGTCGTAGCCATCACCCCATTCGACACCGATGAAGAAGCACTGGAACTGGCCAACAACACCAAGTACGGCCTGGCTGCGTACATCTGGACTTCTGATCTGAAGCGCTCCCACAACTTCGCACAGAACGTTGAAGCGGGGATGGTCTGGTTGAACTCCAACAACGTGCGTGACCTGCGCACCCCATTCGGTGGCGTTAAGGCTTCCGGTCTGGGTCATGAGGGCGGCTACCGCTCCATCGACTTCTACACCGACCAGCAGGCTGTTCACATCAACCTCGGTGAAGTCCACAACCCAGTCTTCGGCAAGCAGACCGACTAA
- a CDS encoding GntR family transcriptional regulator: MTTHLSNQSKAEQAYAWIREKIRTREYEPGYRLVLSTIADALQVSVVPVREAIRQLEAEGLVTYERNVGARVSTYNQAVYFETMETIAVLEGRATALSAPLLTAEDLNEARRINQQMRDLLKDFDPLEFTHLNKEFHQTLFSKCPNSRLVQLLFDEWENLEYFRVSTFRYVPHRAEQSVEEHDRLVALIEAQAEDFYIESQARNHRLTTATTYRQRLNSENHHEEQGVHND; encoded by the coding sequence ATGACAACGCACCTAAGTAATCAATCCAAAGCGGAGCAGGCATATGCGTGGATTCGGGAGAAAATCCGCACCCGCGAGTATGAACCCGGATACCGCCTGGTGCTCTCGACCATCGCCGATGCACTGCAGGTCAGCGTCGTTCCAGTACGTGAGGCTATCCGGCAGCTCGAGGCCGAAGGTTTGGTCACCTACGAGCGCAACGTGGGCGCCAGGGTTTCCACCTACAACCAAGCGGTGTACTTCGAAACCATGGAGACCATCGCGGTGCTCGAAGGTCGAGCCACCGCCCTTTCCGCACCACTGTTGACCGCGGAGGATCTGAATGAAGCCCGCCGCATCAACCAACAGATGCGGGACCTGCTGAAGGATTTTGACCCGCTCGAGTTCACGCACCTTAATAAAGAATTCCACCAGACGTTGTTTAGCAAGTGTCCGAATTCCAGGTTGGTGCAGTTGCTTTTCGATGAATGGGAGAACCTCGAATATTTCCGCGTTTCCACTTTCCGCTATGTGCCACACAGAGCAGAGCAATCGGTGGAAGAACACGACAGATTAGTAGCGCTAATCGAAGCGCAGGCAGAAGATTTCTACATCGAATCCCAAGCCCGCAACCACCGCCTGACAACCGCAACGACCTACCGCCAACGTTTAAATTCCGAAAATCATCACGAAGAACAAGGAGTGCACAATGACTAA
- a CDS encoding fumarylacetoacetate hydrolase family protein: MAVPSFLPDHPGKMIAVHVAFESRAAQRGRRPKYPSYFIKATSTLAESDGVVERPAGTELLAFEGEVALIIGKPARNVSLDKAWEHVGYVTAANDIGLYDYRAQDKGSNTRSKSRDGYTPIGPELIDAQSIDPKSLRLRTWVNGDVVQEDGTSDEDLIFPLAQFVADLSQHMTLETGDIILTGTPAGSTVIVPGDVVEVEVDVPGGVTSGRLKTTVVEVEASFNPAVGMLPNVDDKQREDAFGDRESAGLPPVEDKQTIPPELKAKLQKAPTAGLSAQLRNRGNVDCFIEGVFPQTTGTKLFGVARTLRFIPFRPDLFKSHGGGLNEQKAVFDSVREDEVIVIEARSTREAGTLGDILALRAQANKAAGVVTDGAVRDYEEVKRIGLPIFSQGPHPSVLGRKHVPWDSDITIACGGVAVQPGDIIVGDDDGVLVIPRDIAEEVVDAALRKEHEDEWVAARVAEGASLDGLFPPTGKNKEAYQEYLAANSDDNAPK; encoded by the coding sequence GTGGCTGTTCCTTCGTTCCTCCCGGATCATCCGGGCAAAATGATTGCCGTCCATGTGGCATTTGAGTCGCGGGCGGCACAACGTGGACGTCGGCCTAAGTATCCGAGCTACTTCATTAAGGCAACTAGTACTCTCGCGGAATCTGACGGAGTAGTAGAACGCCCCGCCGGCACTGAGTTGTTGGCGTTTGAAGGTGAAGTCGCTTTGATCATCGGCAAGCCGGCGCGCAACGTCTCCCTTGACAAGGCTTGGGAGCATGTTGGCTATGTTACTGCGGCCAATGATATCGGTTTATACGACTACCGGGCGCAGGATAAGGGCTCTAATACCCGTTCCAAGTCGCGCGATGGCTACACCCCGATTGGGCCAGAGCTTATCGATGCCCAAAGTATCGACCCCAAGTCCCTGCGCCTGCGCACCTGGGTCAATGGCGACGTTGTGCAAGAAGACGGCACCTCCGATGAAGATCTGATCTTCCCGCTGGCGCAATTTGTTGCAGACTTGTCGCAGCACATGACCTTGGAAACCGGCGACATTATCTTGACGGGAACCCCAGCTGGCTCGACCGTCATCGTTCCTGGTGACGTGGTCGAGGTAGAAGTCGATGTCCCTGGTGGCGTGACTTCGGGTCGTTTGAAGACCACCGTCGTCGAGGTTGAAGCCTCCTTTAACCCGGCAGTGGGCATGTTGCCGAATGTGGATGACAAGCAGCGCGAAGATGCATTCGGTGACCGTGAGTCCGCTGGTCTGCCACCAGTTGAAGATAAGCAGACCATCCCGCCAGAGCTGAAGGCCAAGCTGCAGAAGGCTCCAACCGCGGGTCTTTCTGCTCAACTGCGCAACCGCGGCAACGTGGATTGCTTTATTGAAGGTGTATTCCCACAAACCACCGGCACCAAACTGTTCGGCGTGGCGCGTACCTTGCGCTTTATTCCTTTCCGCCCGGACCTGTTCAAGTCGCACGGTGGCGGACTGAATGAGCAGAAGGCCGTCTTTGATTCCGTGCGCGAAGATGAAGTCATCGTCATCGAAGCTCGCAGCACGCGTGAGGCCGGAACTTTAGGCGATATCTTGGCATTACGTGCACAAGCTAATAAGGCTGCCGGCGTGGTTACCGATGGTGCTGTGCGTGACTATGAAGAAGTAAAGCGCATTGGCCTGCCGATCTTTAGCCAGGGTCCGCACCCATCAGTTCTAGGCCGTAAGCACGTGCCATGGGATTCCGATATCACCATCGCTTGTGGCGGAGTGGCCGTGCAGCCAGGAGATATCATCGTCGGCGATGATGACGGCGTTCTTGTCATCCCGCGCGATATCGCCGAAGAGGTCGTCGACGCAGCACTGCGCAAAGAACACGAAGATGAATGGGTAGCAGCCCGCGTTGCCGAAGGCGCAAGCCTAGATGGCTTGTTCCCGCCAACCGGTAAGAACAAAGAGGCCTACCAAGAGTATCTAGCGGCGAACTCTGATGACAACGCACCTAAGTAA
- a CDS encoding MFS transporter gives MTTTTSVSRRERRKVLAATTIGTAIEWYDYFLYAAVAGLVFNKVMFGPLEGGLASIIAFLTVGISFLFRPLGAFLAGHYGDRLGRRFVLMVTLFAMGGATTLIGLLPTYDTLGYFAPLLLILLRIIQGISAGGEWGSAVLLAVEHAPKEKRGMFGAGPQIGVPIGLLLSSAVLSIMNWVAPGDAFMEWGWRVPFLLSIALVAVGYFVRMGVDESPVFEEMAERKEVEAENPAKLLFKRFTPLVIVAALVFAGNGTVGYMTTGGYIQSYASNPDGPVGLARGDVLNAVTLSAFTWMLFTLFAGFISDKIGRRTTYLIGFVLQAIAAAALFPLVNTANLGLLYFALIALTVGLGLTYGQQSAMYAELFPASIRASGVSITYALGSVLGGAFAPMIAAALVEATGSTTAVSIYLVSACVIGFICAFLLKERKGIPLSTDHEDEQASNHFIFSKN, from the coding sequence ATGACCACGACAACCAGCGTTTCGCGGCGCGAACGCCGCAAAGTGCTTGCGGCCACCACGATCGGCACAGCCATCGAGTGGTACGACTACTTCCTTTATGCAGCGGTCGCCGGCCTCGTATTTAACAAGGTCATGTTCGGCCCACTGGAAGGTGGCCTAGCCAGCATCATCGCCTTTCTGACGGTGGGAATTTCCTTCCTTTTCCGCCCCCTGGGTGCCTTTTTAGCCGGGCACTATGGCGACCGCCTGGGCCGCCGCTTCGTCCTGATGGTCACCCTCTTTGCCATGGGCGGGGCAACCACCCTCATCGGCCTGCTGCCCACCTATGACACGCTGGGCTACTTTGCACCACTGCTGCTCATCCTGTTGCGCATCATTCAAGGTATTTCCGCTGGTGGTGAGTGGGGTTCCGCAGTCCTGCTCGCAGTTGAGCACGCACCCAAGGAAAAGCGCGGAATGTTCGGCGCCGGCCCCCAGATTGGTGTACCCATCGGCCTTTTGTTGTCATCGGCAGTTTTATCCATCATGAACTGGGTTGCGCCAGGTGATGCTTTCATGGAGTGGGGCTGGCGCGTACCCTTCCTGCTTTCCATTGCCCTGGTAGCCGTGGGCTACTTCGTACGCATGGGCGTTGATGAATCCCCAGTCTTTGAAGAGATGGCTGAACGCAAGGAAGTAGAAGCCGAAAACCCCGCAAAGCTGCTGTTCAAGCGCTTTACCCCACTGGTCATCGTCGCCGCTTTGGTCTTCGCCGGCAATGGCACAGTGGGATACATGACCACCGGTGGCTACATCCAGTCTTATGCCTCCAACCCAGATGGCCCCGTAGGTCTTGCCCGCGGTGATGTCCTCAACGCGGTTACACTCTCTGCATTTACCTGGATGCTCTTTACTCTGTTCGCGGGATTTATCTCCGACAAGATTGGCCGCCGCACGACCTACCTCATCGGTTTCGTGCTCCAAGCCATCGCCGCTGCAGCACTATTCCCACTGGTCAACACCGCCAACCTCGGCCTTTTGTACTTCGCACTTATTGCACTGACGGTCGGTCTGGGACTTACCTATGGCCAGCAATCCGCAATGTACGCCGAACTATTCCCAGCATCGATTCGCGCCAGCGGCGTATCAATCACCTACGCGCTGGGTTCTGTCCTGGGTGGCGCCTTCGCCCCCATGATCGCTGCGGCGCTCGTGGAAGCCACCGGCTCCACCACCGCGGTATCTATCTACCTGGTCAGCGCCTGTGTCATCGGCTTTATCTGCGCATTCCTCTTGAAGGAACGCAAGGGCATTCCACTGTCCACTGACCATGAAGATGAGCAAGCCTCTAATCACTTCATCTTCAGCAAGAACTAA